The Listeria swaminathanii genome segment GACAGAATTTTATACTATGAGTGAAGTGAAAGTTAATCGTATTGAAAAAGATGAGACAGGGATATTGAAAGAAAATAATCTTATTAAGATATTAGAAGACAGCGTGGAAAATGTAAGTGTTGATGGAGAAGAATATGACTTAACTATTGATGGTTATAAAAATATGAAGGAGGGAGAAGAATATACTCTTTTTATAAGGAAAAGTACGTCGGGGGACAATTATGTATTAACTAATGCTGTATTGAGTAAGTATCCTGTTGAAAAAGTGAGTGATCGCGAATTGTTTCTTGAAGGGGATGAGAGCGTGGGGGGAACGGTTGATATGAAAGCTACGTATAAAGAGATTTATCAGGATGTTTTAAAGGAATATAATTAAATTCTGGTTTCGGGGACTATAATGGGATAAAAGCCTTATCTTGAATCAGGAGTATAAATAGATTATACTAGGTGTATAATAACTGGACGGGATGGGGTGTTTTTTTGAAGGAGAAGAAGCAGCGGATTATTAAGTCGGCTAAAGAGGTGTTTCAAAAGCAAGGGTATTTGAAGACGTCTGTGCAGGATATGGTTGAAGCAGCTGGGATTTCTAAAGGGACTTTTTATAATTATTTTACTTCGAAAGAGGAACTGGCGATTGTGATTTTTAAGCAGGAGTATTCGGTTTTGCATCAGCGTTTGGAGTATACGATGGCGCTGGACGGGACGAAGAAGGATAATTTTACGGAGTGTTTGAAGATTATTATTCATTTTTATACGGAGAATGGGGAGATATTGAATATTACTTTTTCTCAGACGATGATTGATGATGATTTTAATGCGTTTTTACAGAATGTTCGGCTGAAAAATATGGAATGGGTTAAAAATCAGTTGTTAGAGGTTTATGGGGAGGAAACGGAGCCGTATATTAATGATATTACGATGTTGCTTAGTGGTATGGTGGCGATGTATGTCTTTGCGAGTGGTAGCAAAAATATTAACTCCGGGCTGATTGAGCGGGCGATTCCTTATGTTGTGAGAAGGCTAGATGCGCTTGTGAAAGATATTTTGGAAAGCGGAGAGATCGTGTTTACGGAAGCGGATACGGAAAACTTAGTACCCGACCAAACGATGATCCGGAAGAAGCGTTTGGCTAAACTACGGGAAGCGCTGGAGGAGCTTAATGTCGGGATTGAGAATGCGGATATAGCTGACTCGGATAAATGGCAGTATAAGGAATCGATGAATGCGCTTGTTGGTGAGATTAATAATAATGAAGCGCCTAGAGATTTCATGGTTCAGGGAACGTTATTGTATCTAAAACAGCATGTGCCAGCTAGTTTAACGAAAGAAGTAAATAAATTGGAAGCTTGTGTGAACGGGCTTTTATAAGAATTAGACCGACCAGTCACTTTTTGTTGACTTATCGGTCTTTTTTTATTATACTTCTATTATTCATCTGGAAATTTCCACATGGGAAGGGGTATTAATTTTGAATAGTACAGCAGTAGAACGGCCCGTTGATGTTAATGGGAAGTCGTATAGTAGAAGTTTATTAGTAGTAACAATGATTATTGGGGCATTTGTAGCGATCTTGAATCAGACGTTACTTGCAACAGCGCTGCCAATGATTATGGATGATTTGCATATTACAGCAGCAACAGGGCAATGGTTAACGACAGCTTTCTTGCTGACAAATGGGATTATGATTCCGATTACAGCACTTTTAATTGAAAAAATTAGTTCGAAAACGTTATTTATTACGGCGATGACTGTATTTACAATTGGTACAATTATAGCATCTGTGGCGGGTTCATTCCCGATCTTGCTTACTGGTCGTATTGTTCAAGCGGCGGGTGCAGGGATTATGATGCCATTACTTCAAACAATCTTCTTGCTGATTTTCCCTCGTGAAAAACGTGGGGCGGCAATGGGGCTGATGGGACTCGTTATTGCGTTCGCTCCAGCAATTGGACCAACTTTGTCTGGTTGGATTGTGGATTCGTATGATTGGCGTGTATTATTCCTTATTTTAATTCCAATTGCGGTTATTGATATTATTTTAGCGTTCTTTGGAATGAAAAAAGTAGTGAAGCTAACTGATACAAAAATTGATTTTCTTTCGATTGTAATGTCTTCAATTGGTTTTGGGTCACTTCTTTATGGATTTAGCTCAGCGGGTAATGATGGCTGGGGAGATGCAACGGTTATCACGATGCTGATTATTGGTGTCGTTGTTATTGGGCTATTTATTTGGCGCCAGCTAGTTATTGATAATCCGATGCTTGAGCTTCATGTGTTTAAATATCCAGTATTTTCATTGTCAGTTGTTCTTGGTTCGATTGTAACAATGGCGATGATTGGTGCGGAGATTGTGTTGCCACTTTATATTCAAACAATTCGCGGGGAGTCGGCGCTTCAATCAGGTCTATTATTACTTCCGGGTGCGATTATTATGGGGATAATGAGTCCGATTACGGGTATTATTTTCGATAAAATTGGGGCGAAATGGCTGACGATTACTGGGGTTACCATTTTGACTATCGGTACAATTCCATTTATGTTCCTAACGATGGATACGCCGCTTTGGTATATTGTCGTGTTCTACGCAGTGAGGTTCTTCGGGATTTCGATGGCGATGATGCCAGTTTCTACAGCGGGTATGAATGCACTTCCTAACCACTTGATTAACCACGGTTCGGCAGTGAATAATACAATCCGTCAAATTGCTGGTTCGATTGGGACTGCGGTACTTATTACTGTTTTAACGAATGTGACGAAAGATAATATGCCAGGTAAGGCGCTTATGGCGACGGACCCAGCTAGTTTTGCTCAAAAGGCACAAGATGCTAGCTTGGACGGAATGCGTGCGGCGTTTATGGTTGCGGCAATTTTCGCGGCTATTGGGATGATTTTAAGTCTATTCCTTAAAACTAAAAAACAAGAACCAATTGTTAAAGAATATACGAAATAAAAATAAAACAGGGTCAAAAATCCAATTTGGACGATTGACCCTGTTTTTTTATACTTTTTTAAGGGTGACTTTCCAGCTGGTGCCGGTGCCGACTGAATAAGCGTCTACGAACGAACCTTGATTGATACCGAGGCCGAGATTGTCGAGTGAGTTGACGTAGATGAGTGGCTCGCCGATGCGTAAGTCTGCGAATGAGCGGCTGTAGGTAACGAAATTCTTATAAACTATGCGGTCGTGGTGTTTGATTAGGACTTCAATGGAATCACCGTAGTTTGCGCCAAGTTCAAGGAAATCAGTCCGACGAATATTTGTCCAAAGGTTGCCAAATGGGCGGTCGATAATATCAATCGTTCCAAAAGCTTGCTCGCCTTCTAAATAGGAATCGCTTAAACTCAGAGAGACAATCGATTCGGGAGCGGCTGCGGGTCCAATATCTTCAAAGTTAATCACGCCAGCTGCAAGTCGCGCTGCTGTATAGGCAAAAATATCACGACCATGAAAGGTATGAGACGCGCCAGATTTTGGAAGACGATTTTTTTCTTCATCAATGAGACGAACTTCTTTGATCGTTCCGTAATGCGCGATATGAGTTAAAGTCCCGTTGTCAGGTGTAATAATATAATGACCATCTTCTGTTAAAACGGCAACACTGCGGCGCTTCGAACCAACGCCAGGATCCACAATAGAGACAAAAATCGTATTTTCAGGCCAGTAAGTCACAGTTTGTAGTAAACGATAAGATGCCTCCCAAATATTAAATTGAGGAATTTGATGCGTTAAATCGTATATTTGTAAATCGACACTAACACTGTTAATCACGCCATACATTGCACTAACTGCACCATCACTAATACCAAAATCGGATTGTAAAACAAGTAGTTGTTTTGTCATTTTAAATTCCTCCATTTTCAACAATTTAGGGTAAAATAAAACTCGCCCTCGTCCAAAATAGCATCTTGGAATAAGGGCGAGAAAATTTCACGCGGTACCACCTTAATTTATTTCCAGCTTACACTGAAAACCTCAAATAAGCATTTATGTACAATACTTACGGCGTTTGATAACGGACGCCAAATCCGTTGCGGCTTACTTAATTTCAGCGGCAAAACTCAGAGGCCATTTTTCGGACGTTGTTTTTTGTTCCTTTTCAGCAGTGGGAACTCTCTTTTAGAAAAAACGGGCGTCGTACTTTTCTCTTCATAGCTTTGTAATAAAGAATACAGAAAAGTTGGATAAGTGTCAATGAATACAGTACGGCTTGTGAGGGAAATCGCATAGTAGCGCTGTTTGAGAACGATTATCAACTGTCGTATTACTGTGATTTTAAAGGAAGAACTGTTATAATATAAGCGAAAATTGGAAACGCTTTCTCTATATAGGAGGTAATGTGATGGGCGCAAAAGTATCGGTGCAAATTAATGGTGAGGCGCGGGATGTGGTGGAAGGAACGCGAATACTGGACTATTTGAATGCAGAGGGAATACAGCATCCGCATATTTGTTATAGTGAGCAAATTGGGCCAATTCAATCTTGTGATACGTGTATGTGCGAGGTTGACGGGGAACTTGTGCGGGCGTGCAGCACGAATCTAGCAGATGGGATGGAAATTAAAACTAATTCAGAACTGGCGAAAGATGCGCAATTAGAAGCGATGGATCGGATTTTGGAGAATCATTTACTGTATTGTACGGTTTGTGATAATAATAATGGCAACTGCAAAGTACATAATACGACGGAATTGCTTGGTGTGGAAAAACAAGAACGACCTTACCGTGAAAAAGGCTATCTGAATGATTTTTCGCATCCGTTTTATCGTTATGATCCGGATCAATGTATTCTTTGTGGGCGCTGTGTGGAGGCGTGTCAGCAAGTGCAGGTGAATGAGACGCTTTCGATTGATTGGGAGCGTAGTCAGCCGCGCGTTATTTGGGATGATGATCGTCCGGCGAATTTGTCTTCTTGTGTTTCATGCGGGCTTTGTGCGACGGTGTGTCCTTGTAATGCGTTGATGGAAAAATCAATGCTCGGCCAAGCTGGCTTTATGACGGGGTTAGATGAAGATATGCTAGAACCGATGATTGATATGGTGAAAAAAGTGGAGCCGAATTATCAAACCGTTTTTGCTGTGTCAGAAATGGAAGCGGCGATGCGGGAAACGCGGACGAAGAAAACGAAGACGGTTTGTACTTTCTGCGGGGTTGGTTGTACGTTTGAGGTGTGGACGAAGGATCGCAAAATCTTGAAAGTCGAGCCAACTGGGGAAGGTCCGGTGAACAAATTTGCGACGTGTGTGAAGGGGAAATTTGGTTGGGATTTTGTTAATAGTGAGAAACGGATTACGACACCGCTCATTCGCGAAGGAAATGAATTTGTGCCGGCAAGTTGGGAAGATGCGATTCAGTTAGTTGCGACTAAATTGCGGGAAATTCAGGCTAAGTATGGCAATGACTCGCTTGGATTTATTAGTTCGTCTAAAACAACGAATGAAGAAAACTATTTGATGCAAAAATTGGCGCGGCAGGTTTTTGAGACGAATAATATTGATAATTGTTCGCGCTATTGCCAGGCACCAGCTTCGGATGGGCTGACGCGGACGGTTGGGATTGGTGCGGATTCGGGGACTGTGGAAGATATTGAAACAGCGGGACTTGTAATCATTGTTGGTGCTTCTCCGGCTGATGGACATCCCGTGCTTGCTAGCAGAATTAAGCGAGCGCAGAAGACTCGTGGTCAAAAGCTGATTGTTTCTGATTTGCGGAAACACGAAATGGCGGAGCGTTCTGATTTATTTATTCATCCGAAACAAGGAACGGACTTTGTTTGGTTGACGGCAGTTGCGAAATATATGATTGATCAGGGATGGCATGATGAGGTCTTTATGGAGAATCGGATTAGCAATGTGGCGGATTACCTAGCATTTTTAGAACCATTTACACTTGATTATGCAGAAAAGGAAACGGGGCTGCCTGCTGAAACGTTGAAAATAGTGGCGCAGATGATTCATGAAGCTGATGGGACGGCGGTTTGTTGGGGAATGGGTGTTACGCAAAATATTGCGGGATCGCATACTTCTTCGGCTATTGCGAATTTGCTTCTTGTCACAGGGAACTTCGGAAGACATGGTGCGGGAGCGTATCCACTTAGAGGACATAATAACGTGCAAGGTGCTTGCGACATGGGTTCGTTGCCGAATGTTTTACCGGGAATTCAGCCACTTGGAAATAACGAAGTTCGCGCTCGTTTTGAGGAAGCTTATGGGGTGTCGATTTCGCCGGAACCGGGTTTGAAAAACAATGAAATGCTTGATGCGATTGAGGCGGGAACGCTCCACTCCATGTATGTGATTGGCGAGGAAATGGCTTGGGTGGACTCTAACTCTAATCATGTCCAAGAAATTCTCGCAAGCCTTGATTTCTTTGTGGTTCAAGATGTGTTCCTATCGAAAACAGCGCAGTTTGCGGATGTTGTTTTCCCAGCGGCTCCTTCACTTGAAAAAGAAGGAACATTTACGAATACAGAACGTCGGGTACAACGGCTTTATGAAGTATTAGAACCGCTTGGAGACTCGAAGCCAGACTGGTGGATCATTCAAGAGGTGGCTAGAGCATGCGGAAGAACGGACTGGAATTATGATCATCCGAGCGAAATTATGGATGAAATTGCTAGCTTGGCGCCATTTTTTGCAGGGGTTCGTTATGACCGGATGCAAGGGTTTAACAGCCTTGTGTGGCCGGTGAGTGCGGATGGGAAAGATATGCCACTACTGTATGAAGAACGATTTAATTTTCCGGATGGCAAAGCGCAATTTTCGACGTTACCGTATATTGCGCCGATTACTTTCCCAGAAGAATATAATTTAACGCTGAATAATGGGCGGTTGTTGGAGCAGTTCCATGAGGGGAATTTGACGGATAAATCGAAAGGCTTGGATTATAAATTGCCGGAAGTGTTTGTGGAAGTTTCGCATGAATTAGCGAAAGAACGTGATATTGAAAGTGGTTCGCTCGTTCGTTTAAGCTCGCCTTATGGTCGCATTAAGCTTCGTGCTGTTGTGACCGAGCGGATGAAAGGGTATGAAGTCTATGTGCCAATGCATTCTGTGAGTAGTGAAACGGCAGTCAATTTGCTGACTTCTAGCGCCGGCGATGTTCGGACGAAAACACCAGCTTATAAACAAACCAAAGTGAACCTAACTGTGCTTGAAAAAACTGGGAAAAATCCACTTCCAGACCATAATCCGCGTAATCGAAAAAGGTTCCCACAAAATGGAGCTGAAGTAGAACGCAAGTGGTCGAGAGAAGATTATCAACCGATTTCTAAGGTAAACTGCGCTTGTGGTGGGAACTGTGGCTGCGGCGGAAAAGGGAGGAATCACTGATGGCAGAACCAATTTCAACGATACGGGATACAAAAAAGACCCCGGAAGAATTGGAACAAGAACGTTTAGAGCAAATGAAAGCAGATATTGCTGAACAGGATTCTGGTTTTATGGAAATTGTAGAAACGGTCAAATTACTACAAGAGTCGGGTGCGCTTGAGGCTTTGAATAGCGCGATTAAAGCTCGCGGAGATATTACGAAAACATTTTTGAATGAGTGGCGTAAGGAACCGATGACGAATGCGATTAATAATATGATGATTTCGAGCAAGCTGTTGACCGATACGAAACCAGAGCAAACCGAAGAAATGATAGCCAATTTAAAAAATGCGGCGAAAAAAGCAGAGGAAAGCGCGAAAAACGATGAAATCATGGGAATGTTAGCGATGATGAAGGCGCTGAAAGACCCCGATATCAACCGCGCACTCCGGTATGGCATGACCTTTTTAAAAGAAGTTGGGCAAACATTAAAATAAGTAAGCGAAACAGCGAGACTTCATGGTATCGCTGTTTCGGTTTAGAGAGGAGAGGGTTTTGATGGATATTGTATCGCGTCAAAAAATCCGCCGTTTTGAAGCTGGCATTTTCCAAGAAATCGAGTCAAGCGTAGCGACCGAGTATCCGCTAACTATCTACGTCAACGACCAAGAACTCGTGACCATCGTCTGCACGCCAGAGTATCTGGAAGATTTAGTAGTAGGATTTCTGACATCGGAAGGCATCATTCGCGGTCCGGAAGACATCGATTCCGTGGATATCATCGAAGCGACTGGGCACGCCAAGGTTAGCGCTAATTTTGTAAATAAATTCAACGCCAAGTATCGCGGCAAGCGCTACATCACCTCATGTTGCGGCAAATCGCGCGAGAATTTCTATTTTCAATCAGATGCCTCACTCGTCAACGTAAAGCAAAATTCGAGCCTAAAACTGACAACCAACCAGATTTTCCGCTTAATGGACAAATTCGAACAAAATTCCGCAACATTTCATCAAACTGGTGGCGTTCATAATGCGGCACTTTGCAGTTCGGCGGAAATTATTTATAGTCGGATGGACATTGGTCGGCATAACGCGCTCGATAAAATTTACGGCCGCGCCTTGCAAGACGGGACAACGACCGAAGATAAAGCGATTATTTTTAGCGGGCGCATTTCATCGGAAATCCTCGTTAAAACAGCCAAACTAGGTTGCGGAATTATTTTGTCGCGTTCTGCCCCAACCGAACTAGCGATTAATATGGCCGAAGAACTTAACATCACAACAGTTGGCTTCATTCGCGGCGATCGATTAAACGTCTATTCCGGATTTGAACGAATCACGTAACTTTGATATGATGCAGTAAAATAGGATAAGTAAGGTGAGTAGAAAGATGAAACAAATTTTAGTAGTAGATGATGATAGACATATATTGAAGCTCGTGGGACACTATCTCCGCGCAGAAGGATTTCGCGTCCTAGAGGCAAATGATGGCGTGGAAGCTGCGCAAATTGTTGAAACCGAGCAAGTTCATTTGGCTGTGATTGATGTGATGATGCCGAATATGGACGGCTTCGAGCTTTGCCAAAAAATGCGTGCAAGCTATCCCGATATTCCGGTAATTATGCTGACCGCCAAAGATGCACTGGCAGATAAATCGCGCGGTTTTGAAGTGGGAACCGATGATTATGTCACCAAACCCTTTGAGCCACAAGAGCTAGTTTTCCGAATTCGCGCATTACTACGACGTTCCAACCAAGCAAGTGAAGTGAAAATCAACATCGGCAACATCACCATCGACCAAAAAAGCTACGGTATAAAAATTGGCAACCAAGAACGCATGATTCCCGTGAAGGAATTTGAGCTATTATATCAACTAGCGAGCTACCCCGGCCGCATTTTCACCCGTGAAGAATTAATTGAACGTATTTGGCAACGCGATTACGATGGCAGTGACCGAACAGTGGATGTACATATTAAACGTTTGCGCGACCATTTTGACGAGGAAAAAGATGGCATCCGGATTGTCACCGTGCGCGGCGTCGGTTATAAATTGGAGGAAACAATATGAAATCGTTATACAGCCGAATAGTTATCACGATGCTCGTCGTCATTCTTTCCAGCAGCCTGCTCGGATTTTTCTTTGCCAACATTTATTACCAAATACAATTAAAACCTTTCAACGACGAAAAAACTGCTAAAATAGCCGAGGAAGTCCAACAATTTTACCAGTCCAATGCAACGATTTCTCTTAATGAGTATTTGGAAAATGTGGGGGAACTTGGATACGAATTGTATCTCACGGACGGAGCAGATAACACAACTTATTTCGGCGGGGAATTTCGCAAAAAAGATTTACCCGACAAAACTATCCAACAAGTGCTAGCCGGCGAAACTTACCATGGAATCGACACCTTCAACACGGGCATTTTCATCACAGGATTTTTTGATAATGACGTCCGAAATACCATTGGAGTTCCGGTCAAAGCAGATGGAAAACAACTCGCGCTATTTATACGTCAAGATCCAGAACAGCAATTTGGCGAACTCCGCATCTTTTTCGCAATGATTCTGATTTTCACGTCCATCATCAGTATTCTGTTTGTTCTCATCAGCGGCAGATATATTGTAAAACCGGTCGTGAAGCTGACAAACGCAACTCGGAAAATCCGCAAAGGCAATTACGATGTGGCGCTTGAAGTCCGCCGTAAAGACGAGATTGGCCAGCTGGCAGACTCATTTGCAAAAATGGCAAGTGAACTCGAAAAATCCGAAGCAGCCCGCCAAGAATTTGTCGCAAATGTCTCCCATGAACTGCAATCACCGCTAACATCAATGCAAGGCTTTGCGAGACTCCTAGGCTCGGGAACGCTAACGGAAAAAGAACAAGCGGAATATTTAACTGTTTTATCCGAGGAAACAACACGTTTATCCTCCCTGACAAAACAATTACTCACACTAGCTTCACTCGACCAAGAATCGGAATTACGAAAAAAAGAACCAGTCCGCTTAGCCGAACAATGGCGCCAATTAATTCAAATGACCGAATGGAGTTGGCGTGAAAAGGAACTCACGATTAACCTAGACTTAGCTGATGTTGACTACACCGGTGATGCTGAACTTCTTTACCAAGTATGGTCCAATTTATTAACAAACGCGATTAAATTCACACCACCGGGCGGGAACATCCAAATCCGCCTTCACGAAGATACAACGAACATTCTTGTAGAAGTTCAAGATAGCGGCATCGGTATTAACAAACCAGACCTTGCGAAGATTTTCGATCGTTTTTACAAAGCGAACCAAAGCCGCACCCGTGAAGAAGGTTCCAGCGGCCTAGGCTTATCCATTTGCCAAAAAATCATCACGTTACACCACGGCGAAATCACAGTTGAAAGCAATCATGGCACAACTTTCACCGTCAAACTGCCTAAAAACTAAATTTGTAAAATCCGATTCACATTCCGTTTACAAAACTTCTTTAAACTAAGTGTAAGATCTTAGAAGGAGTTGAACGGAATGTTTTTGGCTTTAAGAGAATTAAAACACGCAAAATTACGCTATATTTTAATCGGATTAATTATGGTATTAATCGCATGGCTCGTTTTGTTTGTAACAGGACTCGCGAACGGACTAGCAAACGACAACGGAGCAGCGATTTCATCAAACAAAGCAACCTATTATGTACTACAAAAAGACTCAGACAATCGATTGACTAGGTCCAATTTAACCGCAGCGGAAACAGAAAAAGTATCAAAACAACTAAAAAAATCAGAAAGCACCAACCTAGGCGTGCAAATGGGGACGATCACCCAACCAAACAAAGATAAGAAAACCGACATTACGTATTTCGGCATAGATGAAACAGGCTTCATGAAACCCGCAATTTCAGAAGGAACTGCGCCACAACAAACAAAAGAAGTAGTTGCCGATATTTCTTTAAAAGAGTCTGGCTATAAATTAGGAAGTAAGCTGAGAGACAGCGCAACAGGAGAAACATTCACGATTACTGCTTTTACAAAAAATAATACATTCAGCCATTCACCGGTTATTTTCGTTGGCTGGGATGCGTGGAAACTAGTTCACCAAACAAACCAAGCAGCAGAAGGAGAATACAACGCGGTCGCACTAAATGTTTCTAAAAGTACTGCCGAAAACTTATCACTCGGCTCACTCGAACTTTCATCCAGTAAAGAAGTGCTGCAAGGTATTCCCGGCTACTCAGAAGAACAAGGCTCCTTGCTAATGATGATTGCCTTTTTATTCGTAATCGCCGCATTTGTTTTGGCTGCATTTTTCTACGTCATTACGATTCAAAAAATCAACCAATTTGGTATTTTGAAAGCAGTTGGTGCACGAACAGCCTATTTAGCGCGAAGCATCATCACCCAAGTTGTTTTCCTATCCGTCGTAAGTTTACTCATTGGTAATGGCTTAACATTTGGTCTCGCGGCAATTTTACCAGCGAGTATGCCATTTACACTTAGCCCAATACTCGCAGTCGGCTGCTCCGCCTTATTCCTTGTTGTAGCAGTCGTCGGATCAATGTTATCACTCTATCGTGTAGCAAAAGTAGACGCGCTAGAAGCAATTGGGAGGGCAAACTAATGACATTAATGATGAAAAATATATCTAAAAATTATCAAGACGGTGAGCAAGTCATCGAAGTATTGAAGAATGTATCTTTAGAAGTCGCGCAAGGAGAATTCGTTGCAATCGTCGGCCCATCAGGTGCAGGGAAAAGCACATTTTTATCCATTGCTGGCGCTCTATTATCCCCAACTGAAGGTGAGATAGCTATTGGCGGAAAAGTGCTAAACAATCTTACAAGCAAAGAACTCACAAAAGTGCGGCTCGACAAAGTAGGCTTTATTTTCCAAGGTGCGAACCTAATTCCGTACTTAAACGTCCGCGACCAGCTGCTTGTAATTGCCGAACTATCCGGTGAAAAAGGGCGAGCTGCGAAAGAAAAAGCAGATAAGCTACTCCAAGAATTAGGCTTAACTGCTCGGCAAAATAATTATCCAGAAAGTTTATCCGGCGGCGAAAAACAACGCGTCGCTATTGCCAGAGCGCTGATGAACGACCCCGACATTATTTTAGCGGACGAACCAACCGCTAGCCTAGATGCAAACCGCGGCCATAAAGTAGTCCAAATGATTGCGGACGAAGTAAAACGAAAAAACAAAGCAGCAATCATGGTAACGCACGATGAACGAGTTTTAGACTTAGTTGACCGCGTGATTCGGATTGAGGATGGATATTTGAAGGATTAAAAAAAGTTTGACCCTCGTGTTAGGGTCAAACTTTTTTTACTTATTTTCTAAAACGACGAAGAAGAAATACTCCACTAGCAACAATCGTAATTCCTAGAGTAACAAGAAGGGAGTTATTCAAAGTGGAATCCCCAGTAATTGGCAAAGTAGAAACACTTTTCTGGTTAACAGGCTCTGATTTTATAGTTAAAGGAACGTCATTAGTTGCCAAGTCAGTTTTATTTGTGATAGGAGTTTCTACT includes the following:
- a CDS encoding ABC transporter ATP-binding protein — its product is MTLMMKNISKNYQDGEQVIEVLKNVSLEVAQGEFVAIVGPSGAGKSTFLSIAGALLSPTEGEIAIGGKVLNNLTSKELTKVRLDKVGFIFQGANLIPYLNVRDQLLVIAELSGEKGRAAKEKADKLLQELGLTARQNNYPESLSGGEKQRVAIARALMNDPDIILADEPTASLDANRGHKVVQMIADEVKRKNKAAIMVTHDERVLDLVDRVIRIEDGYLKD
- a CDS encoding ABC transporter permease; this translates as MFLALRELKHAKLRYILIGLIMVLIAWLVLFVTGLANGLANDNGAAISSNKATYYVLQKDSDNRLTRSNLTAAETEKVSKQLKKSESTNLGVQMGTITQPNKDKKTDITYFGIDETGFMKPAISEGTAPQQTKEVVADISLKESGYKLGSKLRDSATGETFTITAFTKNNTFSHSPVIFVGWDAWKLVHQTNQAAEGEYNAVALNVSKSTAENLSLGSLELSSSKEVLQGIPGYSEEQGSLLMMIAFLFVIAAFVLAAFFYVITIQKINQFGILKAVGARTAYLARSIITQVVFLSVVSLLIGNGLTFGLAAILPASMPFTLSPILAVGCSALFLVVAVVGSMLSLYRVAKVDALEAIGRAN
- a CDS encoding sensor histidine kinase — encoded protein: MKSLYSRIVITMLVVILSSSLLGFFFANIYYQIQLKPFNDEKTAKIAEEVQQFYQSNATISLNEYLENVGELGYELYLTDGADNTTYFGGEFRKKDLPDKTIQQVLAGETYHGIDTFNTGIFITGFFDNDVRNTIGVPVKADGKQLALFIRQDPEQQFGELRIFFAMILIFTSIISILFVLISGRYIVKPVVKLTNATRKIRKGNYDVALEVRRKDEIGQLADSFAKMASELEKSEAARQEFVANVSHELQSPLTSMQGFARLLGSGTLTEKEQAEYLTVLSEETTRLSSLTKQLLTLASLDQESELRKKEPVRLAEQWRQLIQMTEWSWREKELTINLDLADVDYTGDAELLYQVWSNLLTNAIKFTPPGGNIQIRLHEDTTNILVEVQDSGIGINKPDLAKIFDRFYKANQSRTREEGSSGLGLSICQKIITLHHGEITVESNHGTTFTVKLPKN